A region of candidate division KSB1 bacterium DNA encodes the following proteins:
- a CDS encoding RidA family protein, whose translation MRETIKTSQAPAAIGPYSQAIKIAAGKMIFTAGQIALDPATGRLIEGDIAAQTRRALENLKAILAAAGAQLENVVKTTVFMADLGEFAAMNEVYGEFFPANPPARSTVEVKALPRGAKVEIEATAVLE comes from the coding sequence ATGCGCGAAACCATCAAAACTTCCCAGGCGCCGGCAGCGATCGGCCCTTACAGCCAGGCGATTAAAATAGCCGCCGGCAAGATGATTTTCACCGCCGGGCAAATTGCGCTCGATCCCGCCACGGGGCGGCTGATCGAAGGCGATATTGCGGCGCAAACCCGCCGCGCGCTGGAAAACCTCAAAGCCATTCTCGCCGCCGCCGGCGCGCAGCTCGAAAATGTCGTTAAAACCACCGTCTTCATGGCCGATCTCGGCGAGTTTGCCGCCATGAATGAAGTCTACGGCGAATTTTTTCCGGCCAATCCGCCGGCGCGCAGCACCGTCGAAGTCAAAGCGTTGCCGCGCGGCGCCAAAGTGGAGATCGAGGCGACAGCCGTGTTGGAATAA
- a CDS encoding DUF5683 domain-containing protein, with product MRWLCRCAAVVLFLVLGGFHHSRAQTVAGDSAAVRSTMKKSPRGAMLRSLAVPGWGQYYNRQYFKAALVFGAEAGLVATAIYWNNKANSASDRNSKLFYQNNRNTANWFLLGTILLSMLDAYVDASLSDFDESPDLSLAPAQFANHGIGVRLTIKMGL from the coding sequence ATGCGTTGGCTTTGTCGTTGTGCCGCTGTCGTTCTCTTCCTCGTCCTCGGCGGCTTTCATCACAGTCGCGCGCAAACAGTTGCCGGTGATTCGGCCGCCGTGCGCTCGACGATGAAGAAAAGCCCGCGCGGCGCCATGCTGCGGTCTTTGGCCGTGCCGGGTTGGGGGCAATATTACAATCGCCAATACTTCAAGGCGGCGTTGGTGTTTGGCGCGGAGGCTGGTCTTGTTGCCACTGCCATTTATTGGAACAACAAGGCCAATTCCGCCAGCGACCGGAACTCGAAGCTTTTTTATCAAAACAATCGCAACACCGCCAATTGGTTTCTGCTCGGCACGATTTTGCTGAGCATGTTGGATGCTTATGTCGACGCGAGCCTGTCGGATTTTGACGAAAGCCCGGACCTCTCGCTGGCGCCGGCGCAATTCGCAAATCATGGCATCGGTGTCAGGCTCACGATCAAAATGGGGCTTTGA
- the purF gene encoding amidophosphoribosyltransferase: MKQTEETSQPQRQIISSSCFQPEPGDLDKPLSNCAIVGVYAHPEAAKLVYSSLYALQHRGQESSGIVTSDGHTLYRHVGMGLVTNVFADAAIFHKLPGNLAIGHNRYSTTGSTVLNNAQPFVVSAKHGLMAVSHNGNFINSRSLRKKLEDEGSIFQTTSDTEVILHLMAKSPAPDIIGRIKDTFRQLKGAYSLVMMTRSKLIAVRDPRGWRPLNIGKKDQTWLIASETCAFDLLEAEYVREVEPGEVIVIDRNGLRADFLEEKAERAACIFEFVYFSRPDSKIFDENVDRARRRLGKNLANEHPAQADIVISVPDSSNTAGLGYARNSGIKFEIGLIRNHYIGRTFIHPDQAGRDANVRIKFNPVKGVLEGRRIVLVEDSIVRGTTLKHLVRMLRKAGAKEVHVRVSSPPIISPCYYGMDFPTKDELIANNKSVEEIKDYLEVDSLEYLSIDGLLKSVPHEKGGYCTACFTGRYPLPPEEVMRKFEHDANNGQIDEAAVSANATQKTPVVS, encoded by the coding sequence ATGAAGCAAACTGAGGAAACTTCTCAGCCGCAAAGGCAAATCATCTCATCATCTTGTTTTCAACCGGAGCCGGGGGATCTCGATAAGCCGCTCAGCAACTGCGCCATCGTCGGAGTTTATGCGCATCCCGAAGCGGCGAAACTCGTTTACTCTTCTTTATACGCCCTGCAGCATCGCGGCCAGGAAAGCTCGGGCATCGTCACCAGCGATGGTCACACTCTGTATCGTCACGTCGGCATGGGATTGGTGACGAATGTTTTTGCGGACGCCGCGATTTTTCACAAACTGCCGGGAAATTTGGCCATTGGCCACAATCGTTATTCCACCACCGGCTCGACTGTTCTCAACAATGCCCAGCCGTTCGTCGTCAGCGCCAAACACGGTCTGATGGCGGTTTCGCACAACGGCAATTTCATCAATTCCCGCAGCCTCCGCAAAAAGCTGGAAGACGAAGGCTCGATCTTTCAAACCACCAGCGACACCGAAGTCATTTTGCATTTGATGGCGAAATCGCCGGCACCGGACATCATTGGCCGCATCAAAGACACGTTTCGCCAGCTCAAAGGCGCGTACTCGCTGGTGATGATGACGCGCAGCAAATTGATTGCGGTGCGCGATCCGCGCGGCTGGCGGCCTTTGAATATCGGCAAAAAAGATCAAACCTGGCTGATTGCTTCGGAGACCTGCGCCTTTGATTTGCTGGAAGCGGAATACGTCCGCGAAGTCGAGCCGGGTGAAGTGATTGTCATCGACCGCAACGGCCTGCGCGCGGATTTTCTCGAGGAGAAAGCCGAGCGCGCCGCCTGCATCTTCGAGTTTGTTTATTTCTCGCGGCCGGACAGCAAAATTTTCGACGAGAATGTCGACCGCGCCCGCCGCCGGCTTGGCAAGAATCTGGCGAACGAGCATCCGGCGCAAGCCGACATCGTCATTTCCGTGCCGGACTCGTCGAACACCGCCGGATTGGGCTACGCGCGAAATTCCGGCATCAAGTTTGAAATCGGTTTGATTCGCAATCATTATATCGGCCGCACCTTCATTCATCCCGATCAGGCCGGCCGCGATGCCAATGTGCGCATCAAATTCAATCCGGTCAAAGGCGTGCTCGAGGGCCGGCGCATCGTGTTGGTGGAAGATTCCATCGTGCGCGGCACGACGTTAAAACATCTCGTCCGCATGTTGCGCAAAGCCGGCGCCAAGGAAGTTCACGTCCGCGTCAGCTCGCCGCCAATCATCTCCCCGTGCTATTACGGCATGGATTTTCCGACCAAAGACGAATTGATTGCCAACAACAAAAGTGTCGAAGAAATTAAAGATTACCTCGAAGTCGACAGCCTCGAATATCTTTCCATTGACGGTTTGCTCAAATCCGTGCCGCATGAGAAAGGCGGCTATTGCACAGCTTGTTTCACCGGCCGCTATCCGCTGCCGCCGGAGGAAGTGATGCGCAAGTTTGAGCATGATGCAAACAACGGGCAGATTGATGAGGCGGCAGTTTCAGCAAATGCGACGCAGAAGACGCCAGTCGTTTCGTAG
- a CDS encoding UbiA family prenyltransferase, with product MNRIVKLCDYIFVLRPTLFFPVWTVYAAGYLAFHKFSAAGIKAAAPALDPTALSLLGILTLLMGSGYILNQLCDIETDRRNHKLFLIADRHLSLLAAWTEMILLGGFTLVAGFFYGTAIGILLAIIFLLTGIFYNVAPFAWKGRPLLGLISNALGALLIFTAGWWSQHIEWQLPVWHALPYIFAVAAVYLYTTLLDLDGDAGAKKMTFGVRYGFSATTIAGCLLELGALVSAGWLEDFVIFFPALSAAPFFILAAVTQRLSEVSRAIKLPIVFLALAICLHVWQYLFLLAFVFYFSKWYYRRRFGLNYPNLAAK from the coding sequence ATGAACAGGATCGTCAAGCTTTGTGATTATATTTTTGTTTTAAGGCCGACACTTTTTTTTCCGGTGTGGACGGTTTACGCTGCCGGTTATCTGGCCTTTCACAAATTTTCCGCCGCCGGAATAAAAGCCGCCGCGCCGGCGCTCGACCCCACCGCGTTGAGCTTGCTCGGCATTCTCACGCTGCTGATGGGGAGCGGCTACATCTTGAATCAGCTTTGCGACATCGAGACCGACCGGCGCAACCACAAGCTCTTTCTCATCGCTGATCGCCACCTCTCGCTGCTGGCGGCGTGGACGGAAATGATTTTATTGGGCGGGTTCACGCTGGTTGCCGGTTTTTTTTATGGAACCGCCATCGGCATTTTGCTCGCGATCATTTTTTTGCTTACCGGCATTTTTTACAACGTTGCGCCCTTTGCGTGGAAAGGCCGGCCGCTGCTCGGTTTAATCTCCAATGCGCTCGGCGCGCTGTTGATTTTCACCGCCGGCTGGTGGTCGCAGCACATCGAATGGCAGTTGCCCGTTTGGCACGCGCTGCCGTACATCTTCGCCGTCGCCGCGGTTTATCTTTATACAACCTTGCTGGATCTCGACGGCGACGCCGGTGCCAAAAAGATGACGTTCGGCGTGCGTTACGGCTTTTCGGCCACGACGATTGCTGGCTGTTTGCTGGAATTGGGCGCGCTGGTTTCCGCCGGGTGGCTCGAGGATTTTGTGATTTTCTTTCCGGCATTGAGCGCCGCCCCGTTTTTTATTTTGGCCGCCGTGACGCAACGCCTCAGTGAAGTTTCCCGCGCCATCAAATTGCCCATCGTTTTTCTGGCGCTGGCGATTTGCCTGCACGTGTGGCAATATCTTTTTTTGCTCGCGTTCGTTTTTTATTTTTCCAAATGGTACTACCGCCGGCGGTTTGGGTTGAATTATCCCAACCTCGCGGCAAAATAA